The Corynebacterium halotolerans YIM 70093 = DSM 44683 region ATCCGCACTGACCGTGATCGCACCCCTTCTTGGGTGAGGTGTTGCCGACCCGTTCGCGCAGGGCGTCGAGCACGGTGGTGCGGGTGTCCACCGTCACCTCGTGGTCGATCCCGTCAATCCGTACGTTGATGGTGTGCTCCATAGTCCCTCCCGGGGGCTGGCGGTCAGGTCCGTTGTGGCGTCACGCGCGATGCCCCTGTCGGACACAGGCTGTGATGGGCGCCACTGTAGCCGCGCGTCCTCCGCCCCGCCATGACCCCTCGTTCCCGTCGGCCGGCGGGCCCGGTCCCACCCCGGGGTGGGCGTCCCGGCGGACACGGCTTTGGGTGACTGACGCCCGCCCCTCGATCACAAGGTCTAAGGTGAACATCTGTGAGCGCCACCGTACTTTCCCCCCATCCCCGTGAGGTCATCACCCGCAAGGCCCTGATCGTCTGGGTGGCCGCCGTCCTCGTGTACATCGTGGCGATCACCGGACGCACCTCCTTCGGCGTGGCCTCCGTCGACGCCATCGACCGCTTCGGTGTCGACGCCTCGCGCATCGCCGTGTTCACCGCCGTGCAGGTGGGCGTGTACGCCCTCGCCCAGATCCCGATGGGCATGCTCATCGACCGGTTCGGCCCCCGCAAGCTGCTGGTCTACGGCGCGGTCATCATGGCCGCCGGCCAGATTCTGCTGGGTTTCACCAGTTCCTACTGGGTGGCCATCGGCGCCCGTGTGCTCATCGGCGCCGGTGACGCCACCGCGTTCCTGTCGGTGATGCGCATCCTGCCCTACTGGTTCCCGCTGAAGAAGACGCCGCTGTTCACCCAGATGACCTCGGCCCTGGGCCAGCTGGGTCAGTTCCTCTCCGCGGTGCCCTTCCTGGCCGTCCTGCAGGGCCCCGGCTGGACGCCCGCGTTCGTGAGCCTGGGTGCCGTCGGGGTGCTCATCGCCATCGCCGCCGGGGTGGCCGTGGCCGACACCCCCGAGTCCTGGGCGGCGGACCAGGCCGGCAGGGACGGCGGAGAATCCGACGACGCCCACGGGCAGGCGTCCCGGACGGAGAACGAACGCATCCCGGTGGGCGTGCTGCTGGCCACCATCCTGCGGGAACCGCTGTGCTGGCAGGGCTTCTTCAACCACTACTCGGGCATGCTCTTCCAGATCGTGTTCACCCTGTTGTGGGGCGTGCCGATGATGACGCTCGGGATGGGCCTGTCCGCCGCGACCGTCGGCATGGTGCTCACGCTGAACGTGATCGCCTCCGTGTGCGCGGGTCCGCTCCTGGGCCCGATCTCCGCACGGCTGGGCACCAACCGCATCCTCGCCACGTTCGTGATGTCCGGGGCCATCGGTCTGGCCTGGATCATCTTCTTCCTCCCGGAGGAGCCCCGCGGGATCGCCGCGATCATCGTGGTCAACGTCATCATGGCGCTGTTCACCCCGAGCTCGAACTTCGGTTTCGACGACATCCGGGAGGGCCTGGACCGCCGCATCGTCGCCACGGCCACGGGCATGGCGAACATGGGCGGGTTCTTCGGCGGCATGATCACCGCGCAGGCCGTCGGCTTCCTGCTGGACTTCAGCTCCGCCGGCCGGGCCTACACGTGGGATGATTTCCGATTCGCCTGGATCTCCGTGATCATCGCCTGGGCCATCGGCCTGCTCTTCCTGTTCATCTTCCGCACGCTGGTCGAGCGCCGCCGACGCGCCGCCCGCGACGTGGAGGGCCCGACCAGCGGCACCGTCCGCGTCGTCGACGAGTCCGAGAGCTAGCTCGATCCCGCAGGATCGCCGTGGTGGAGTCGATTCAGCGGCAGGCCCGCGTTCTCCGCGATCAGAACCACGCAAGGACCCCCTCCGGGGAGCGCGGATCCCGCATTCGGTGGGTGGATGCGTGGTTCTGATCGCGGGGTTCGGCCCCCGGCCCCGGCAGTGACCCCGATACGGCAGTTCACCGGCCCGCTACAGGCGGCGGGAACGGCAGCTGTCGTTGAACCTGTCGCGCCGCACCGGGGTGAGGAACATGCCCCGGGTTATCGGCGGGGCGTCACTGCGCCAGTCGGGAACCGAGTTCGAAGCCCAGCCCCATCCCGGGCGGGGTCTGCAGCTTCGTGAGGTCGCCCCCGTCCCCGGAGTAGTCGTCCTCGGCCGGCGGCGCCGCGGCCTCCGTGCGGGACGCGGTGTGGGGGCCGAACGCCTCGTCGGCGGTGTAGGCCGCCACCACCCCGAACACCAGCGGCACGGCCGCCAGCCCGGCGGCGGCCAGGGCCCGGCCGAGGTGGGAGACCGACCTGCGCGGTCGTCCCGTGGTTACCCGGTCGGTCACGTGCTCTGTCATTCGGTCACCGGTCGAGGTCATGGCCGTCAGGCTAGGTACCCGTCTTGGGTGTTGTCTCCCACCGGGCTGGTGGGGGCCTGTCAGTCGGTGCCGAGCAGTCCCAGGTCGTGGGCCTTGAGCACGTGCCCGCGGTCGTCGGCGGACAGCTCGCCCTCGGCCACGGCCTCGTCGAGGCACTCCACCAGGCGGGCGCGTTGTGCGCTGTCATCGTCGTCATCGGCGTGCACGCCCCCGAAGGCCTGCCTCAGCTGCCCGGGCTCGAGGCCGAGCGCGTGGGCGAGTTCCCGGTGCTGGACGTTGACCGTCTCGGCCCAGCCCCCGCCGTAGTGGATCTGCCCGGCGCGCACGGAGTCCACGGCGCTGAGCAGCTCGGAGGGGGTCACATCGAGCGCCGCCGCCAGCTCGTGGGCGAGTTCCTCGTCCATCTCCGACCGTTCGGGCCGCTGGGCCTGCGCCCCTTCCCCGGCCTGCGCCCGCGGGGCGGAGGCGTCGGTGGACTGCGCGTGGACGAAGGCTCCGCCGCAGCCGAGTGCGGCCACGGCCAGGCCGGCGCCCAGGGCGAGTCGGCCGCGGTTGCCGCGGGGTCGGGGACGGTCGACGGTCATCAAGGCCCTCCTGGCGAGTCGGGACGACTGGCTGAGAATTTCCAGCCCGTTAGTTCCCGCTTATACTAACGCCGTGACCTCTATGATGTGTGGGAACATGTTCAGAGGAGCCTAGCAACCCCTCATTTTTCTGACAGGTTTTCCTCAGATTCGGGGTTCCCGTCAGTTGCTGCCGCGCGGCGGCTCCTGCCGCCCGGTGAGGATGTCGATGACGCTGCGGATGGCGGCGTCGCCGAGCTGGTGCCCCATCGTGGGATCCCAGGCGGGACGCTGGTTGCGGCCGGTCGACGTCCCCCGGCCCCGGTCCCGGTCGCGGTCGAGGATCTCGGGCTCGGGCTCGGGGCGGGTGGTGCCGTCGGCGGTGACGATCAGGGTGGTGTCCTCGAGCTCGAGGCGGGCACGGGAGTCGACTCCGGCGGTGCGGGCGGCGTCGACCAGCGCGCGCAGATCGGCGAAGGTGGCGTCGGACAGGTCGATGGACAGCTGAACGGACATGGGGTGGGTCCTTTCTGGGGCAGGATGGTCTGCGGGCTTCTCGCCGCCCAGCCTAGGCGGGTGGTGCACGCTGAGTCACCACCCCTAAGGGAGGCCACTGACCCCACCTGCCCCTGCCCGGTCGCCCGGTCTCAGGGCTCGCGGGTGCCCTCCCCCCAGAAGACCTCGTCGACGACCTTGCGGGCCCGGCGGGTGAGCTTGAGGTAGGTCTCCAGGAAACCCTGGTAGTCCTCGGGGTCCCACCCGGCCGCGCCGGCGACCTGCGCGAGCGCCGGACCGGGCTGGGGCAGCTGGTCCATGCGCTTGCCGCGCACCAGCACCAGGGCGTTGCGGGCGTCGGTGGCCATCAGCCAGGCGTCGCGCAGGACGGCGACCTTCCACGCGTCGAGGATTCCCTCGGCCTCGAGCACCTCGAGGGTCTCGAGGGTCGAGGTGTTGTGCAGGCCCGGGTACTCGTGGGCGTGCATCATCGTCAGCAGCTGCACGGTCCACTCGATGTCGGTCAACGCACCGCGGCCGAGCTTGGTGTGGGTGTTGCGGTCGGCCCCCCGCGGCAGGCGCTCGTTGTCGATGCGGGCCTTGATGCGGCGGATCTCGCGGATGTCGGCGGCCGAGGCCCCCTGGTCCGGGTAACGGAACTCGTCGATCATCCGCAGGAAGCGCTCGCCGAGCTCCGGGTCGCCGGCGACGTGGGTGGCGCGCAGCAGGGCCTGGATCTCCCAGACCTCGCCCCACTGCCGGTAGTAGCGCTCATAGGATCCGAGGGTGCGCACGGTGGCCCCGGAACGCCCCTCGGGGCGCAGGCCCAGATCGACTTCGAGCGGCGGGTCGTCCGAGGGTCGGGCCAGGCGGGCACGCATGCCGTCACAGATGGCCGTCGCCCACTTCACCGCCTCACCGTCGTCGACGCCGGGGGCGGGTTCGCAGACGAACAGCACGTCCGCGTCGGAGCCGAAGCCGAGTTCGGCGCCGCCGAGCCGCCCCATGCCGATGATGGCGATCCGCGCCGGGGGCTCCTCCAGGCCGTGGCGCCACAGGCTCCAGCGCACCTCGGCGAGCAGGCTGGCCTGGAGCACCGCGTCCCACACGTAGGACAGCTCGGTGCACACCTGGGCGGTGCCCATGAGGTCGAGCAGGTCCGCCGAGGCGATGCGGGCCAGTTCCACCCGGCGCAGCGAGCGGGCCACGGCCACGGCCCTGTCCGGATCCGAGTGTCGCTTGGAGGCCGCCACCAGCGCCTTGTTGAGCTGGTCGGGGGCGACCTCCTTCAGGCGCGGGCCGGTGGCGGTGTCGCCGAGCTGGCGGACGAAGTCGGGGGCGGCGATGATCAGGTCGGCGGTGAACGGCGAGGTGCCCAGGATCCTCATCAGGCGCTGGCCGACGATGCCCTCGTCGCGCAGCATCCGCAGGAACCAGGCGCGGTCGTGGGCTGCGTCGGAGAGCTTGCGGTAGTTGAGCAGCCCGGCGTCGGGATCCGCGGTCGTCGACAGCCAGTCCATGAGGGTGGGCATGAGCATCGCCTGGATCTTCGCCTTGCGCGTCGCGCCCGCCGCCAGGGCCGTGAGGTGCTCGAAGGCGCGCCCGGGGTGGCGGTAGCCGAGCGCGGCCAGCTGCAGCTTCGCGGCCGCCGGCGAGAGCTTGAGCTCGTCGACGGACATGGCCACCACGGAGTGCAGCAGCGGCCGGTAGAACAGCCGGGAGTGCAGCTCGGAGATCAGCAGGCGGATCCTGCGCAGCCGGTCCTGCATCACCTGCGCGCCGGACTTCTTGCCGGCGGCGTGGAAACCGCTGGTGGCCGCCAGGCAGGCGAGGTGTTCGTCGTCCTCGTCGGGCGGCATGGTGTGGGTGCGCCGCAGCCGGTGGAGCTGGAGGCGGTGCTCCAGCAGGCGGAGGAACTCGTAGGCGTCGATGAGCTGGTGGCCGTCGTCGCGGCCGATGTAGCCGCCGGCCACGAGCGCCTGCAGGGCATCGACGGTGGACAGCACCCGCAGGCTCTCGTCGGAGCGGCCGTGGACGAGCTGGAGCAGCTGGACGGCGAACTCGACGTCGCGCAGGCCGCCGACGCCGAGTTTCAGCTCGCGGGTGCGCAGGGCCTCGGGCACGTTTTCCAGCACGCGGCGGCGCATCGCCTGCACGTCGTCGACGAAGGAGTCGCGTTGCGACGCCGTCCACACCATCGGCGAGATCTTCTCCAGGTAGGCCTGCCCCAGCGGCAGGTAGCCGGTCTGCGCACGCGCCTTGAGCAGGGCCTGGAACTCCCAGGTCGCGGCCCAGCGCTCGTAGTAGGCCACGTGGCTGTCGAGGGTGCGCACCACCGCGCCGGACTTGCCCTCCGGGCGCAGGTTGGCGTCGACCTCGAAGAAGGCGCGGGTGCCGATGCGCATGCACTCCCCCGCCAGGCGCGTGGCCTTCTGCGTCGGTGGCTCGGCGACGTGGATGACGTCGACGTCGGAGATGTAGTTGAGCTCGCCCGCCCCGCACTTGCCCATCGCCATCACCGCCAGCCGCGTGTCGACGTCCGCCTCGCCGTAGACCCCCGCGACGGCGACGGCGAGCGCGGCGGTCAGCGCGGCGTCGGCCAGATCCGTGAGCAGGCCGGTGACCGTGGTGAAGGGGATGTGCGGCTCATCGGGGTTGCGCGTGCCCGCGAAGGTGCCGGCCAGGTCATGGGCGGCGATCCGCATGAGCAGGGTGCGGTAGGTCAGCTTGAGCGCCTTCTCCGCCGCCGGACCGTGGATCCCGGCGCGGTAGGTGCCCGGCGTGGACAGGTCCTCACGGGCGGTGTCGGGGCCGCGGTCGGCGACCGTGTCGTCGCTGACGGTGACGGTGGCGGGGCGGGCGTCGACTACACCGAGCAGGGCGCGCATCATCTCCGCCCCGGTGGGCAGCGGGCCGGTCAGCTCGCGCCACAGGGAGGGGTTGGCCACCAGCAGGTCGCCGAGGGCGGTGGAACCGCCGAGCAGGGCCAGCAGCCGGATGCGTAGGGAGGCGTCGGCGCGCAGGGCGCGGTCGAGCTCCCCGCCCCGGTCGCCGAGGGCGCGCATCAGGCGCGTGAGCGTGTTCAGCGCGAGGTTGGGACTGCCGGTGCCGGCCAGGGTCCACAGCAGGTCGAGGGAGTCCTCGTTGTTCCAGCCGAGCTCGGCGAGGTCGTCGGCGGCGTGCGGTCCGGTGAGTCCGAGGACCGCCGGGGAGGGCACGGTGGAACGGGGGCTGGGGGGCATGGGCGGATCTCCTGAAGGTGGTGCTCGGTGTCTCAGTAGTTCAGGGTGGTCTTCAGCTCCCAGGGGGTGACCTGGCGCTGGTAGTTGTGCCACTCCTCCCACTTGTTGCGCAGGAGGAACTCGAAGACGTGCTCGCCGAGGATGTCGGGCATGAGCTCGGAGCGCTCGAGGTCGCGCAGCGCCTGGTCGAGTGAGCGCGGCAGGTCCTCGTAGTCGAGTGCGCGGCGCTCCCGGCGGGTCAGCTTGGAGATGTCGTCCT contains the following coding sequences:
- a CDS encoding MFS transporter, which produces MSATVLSPHPREVITRKALIVWVAAVLVYIVAITGRTSFGVASVDAIDRFGVDASRIAVFTAVQVGVYALAQIPMGMLIDRFGPRKLLVYGAVIMAAGQILLGFTSSYWVAIGARVLIGAGDATAFLSVMRILPYWFPLKKTPLFTQMTSALGQLGQFLSAVPFLAVLQGPGWTPAFVSLGAVGVLIAIAAGVAVADTPESWAADQAGRDGGESDDAHGQASRTENERIPVGVLLATILREPLCWQGFFNHYSGMLFQIVFTLLWGVPMMTLGMGLSAATVGMVLTLNVIASVCAGPLLGPISARLGTNRILATFVMSGAIGLAWIIFFLPEEPRGIAAIIVVNVIMALFTPSSNFGFDDIREGLDRRIVATATGMANMGGFFGGMITAQAVGFLLDFSSAGRAYTWDDFRFAWISVIIAWAIGLLFLFIFRTLVERRRRAARDVEGPTSGTVRVVDESES
- a CDS encoding bifunctional [glutamine synthetase] adenylyltransferase/[glutamine synthetase]-adenylyl-L-tyrosine phosphorylase; translation: MPPSPRSTVPSPAVLGLTGPHAADDLAELGWNNEDSLDLLWTLAGTGSPNLALNTLTRLMRALGDRGGELDRALRADASLRIRLLALLGGSTALGDLLVANPSLWRELTGPLPTGAEMMRALLGVVDARPATVTVSDDTVADRGPDTAREDLSTPGTYRAGIHGPAAEKALKLTYRTLLMRIAAHDLAGTFAGTRNPDEPHIPFTTVTGLLTDLADAALTAALAVAVAGVYGEADVDTRLAVMAMGKCGAGELNYISDVDVIHVAEPPTQKATRLAGECMRIGTRAFFEVDANLRPEGKSGAVVRTLDSHVAYYERWAATWEFQALLKARAQTGYLPLGQAYLEKISPMVWTASQRDSFVDDVQAMRRRVLENVPEALRTRELKLGVGGLRDVEFAVQLLQLVHGRSDESLRVLSTVDALQALVAGGYIGRDDGHQLIDAYEFLRLLEHRLQLHRLRRTHTMPPDEDDEHLACLAATSGFHAAGKKSGAQVMQDRLRRIRLLISELHSRLFYRPLLHSVVAMSVDELKLSPAAAKLQLAALGYRHPGRAFEHLTALAAGATRKAKIQAMLMPTLMDWLSTTADPDAGLLNYRKLSDAAHDRAWFLRMLRDEGIVGQRLMRILGTSPFTADLIIAAPDFVRQLGDTATGPRLKEVAPDQLNKALVAASKRHSDPDRAVAVARSLRRVELARIASADLLDLMGTAQVCTELSYVWDAVLQASLLAEVRWSLWRHGLEEPPARIAIIGMGRLGGAELGFGSDADVLFVCEPAPGVDDGEAVKWATAICDGMRARLARPSDDPPLEVDLGLRPEGRSGATVRTLGSYERYYRQWGEVWEIQALLRATHVAGDPELGERFLRMIDEFRYPDQGASAADIREIRRIKARIDNERLPRGADRNTHTKLGRGALTDIEWTVQLLTMMHAHEYPGLHNTSTLETLEVLEAEGILDAWKVAVLRDAWLMATDARNALVLVRGKRMDQLPQPGPALAQVAGAAGWDPEDYQGFLETYLKLTRRARKVVDEVFWGEGTREP